Part of the Nicotiana sylvestris chromosome 5, ASM39365v2, whole genome shotgun sequence genome is shown below.
cagtaaccgaactccaagactagctagctgatgaacctcataggttattcccctcttttctggctgtaaatacgacaggctacccatagatctacgactGAGGGCATCGggtactacgttcgccttcccagggtggtacaaaatatcaatatcatagtctttaagtagctccaaccatctcctttgactaTTGGAGGCTTTTATGATCTATAtaaatatcaacatgaatgccatacaagtagcgCCTCCACatttttagtgcatgaatcactacggctaactctagatcgtgggtcgggtagttcttctcgtgctttcttagttgtctagaagcataagccacaaccttaccatgatgcatcagcacacaacccaatccaacgtCGGAAGTgtcacaatagatcacataacTATCGGTCCCTTCTGGGAATGTTAAACTGGTGTTGAAGTTAATATGTCCTTTAAGGCCTGGAAACTCCATTCGCAAgcgtcagtccattgaaacttcgctcccttctgagtcaactttgctcccttctgagtcaactttgttaaatgtactgaaagggaagaaaatccttccacaaatctcctgtaataaccttccaaaccgagaaagctacgaacctccgttagtgttgtgggtctaggccaagtctttactgcctcaatcttttgtgtatccacccggatgccttcacccgaaataacatgcccaaggaaagctatagagttcaaccagaattcacatttagaaaattttgcatataacttcccttcttgtagaactttGAGCATAGTACgcagatgatctgcatgctcagcctctgaatgagaatacaccaatatatcgtcgataaatacaactatgaacagatctaaaaaagtCCTGAACAcatagttcatcaaatccatgaatactgctgggtcattggtcagaccgaacgacataacccgaaactcaaagtgcccatatctagtcctaaaTGCGGTcttcgaactatcttcatccttaacccttacttgatggtacccggacctcaagtttATCTTTGAAAAGCATTTGGCACCTtccaactgatcaaataaatcatcaattctcgggagcgggtacttattcttgattgtcaccttattcagctgcttataatcaatacacattcgtaaggaaccatctttctttctcataaacaacacaggtgctccctatgttgacgtactaggtctgataacgcctttttcaagtaagtcctttaaTTGTTTTTTCAACTCTTttagctctgcgggggccattcaatagggaggaatagatattatGTGAGTATCCGGTAGTAGGTtaatagcaaactcaatttcttgctctggcgggagacctggaagctcatcgggaaaaacatcgggaaactcattcaccaTAGGGATgaactgaatggttggtgactctactttcaTATCCTGAACccaaactaagtgataaatacaacccttatTGATCAtattccttgccttgagataggaaatgaatcttcctctcggagatgccgtattacctttccactccaaaataggtccccttggaaattgaaatcggactatctttgatctataATCAGCGTTGGCATGACAGGAAGCCAACGAATctatacccattataacatcaaattctacaaTATCCAACTCGATTAGGTCCGCTACGGTAGATCGACTATGAACTGCTACTATGCAACCCCTATATACTCGATTAGCTATCACTATGTCCCCAACatgtgtagacacctcaaaaggtttaaccgattcaggttttattccaaacttactagcaactaacagagtaacgtatgataaggtggaaccttgGTCAATCAGcacatatacatcatatgaggagactgataatatacctgtaacaacatcaggcaaTGACTCCTGGTCCTGTCGTCTTGCCAACacataaatgcggttctgaggaTTGCTCGAGTTGGATGttccgcctctgcctctaccatgacTCATTGCTGCTTGTGGACCTTGCCCAGGGGGGCATACTAATGATAATGAACCCGCTACAAATCCTGATGGCTGAggtatgcttgcatcacctctcatcggacaatccctcataacggtgaccggataaccacaagtataacaaacatctAACCCCATACAACACTGCACGATATGTTGCTTACCATAttgagcacatcgtggcaagggtggcctcgtctgatttgactcacccctatagtGAGAATCTGAGGCCCTGAAGTTctgaccagaccctgaatataaggaatgatcaaatctcttacctCCAAACTGAGAGGGTTTGCTAGCCGATAGTTGGGTTGGATACCTCGGGTACTGCTGCCTCTGaccacctcaaaactcaccataaggccccgaagacctcgctctcttattttgggccctatcatgctcacgatcggccctctgtttCTGTTTACGCTCCTTTACACCCTGAGAGTATAcatgaatacgagaaatatccatgtctggttgaagtgagaccgacataccattgttaagcaagtgaggctctaatcccatcacgaactgGTGAACCTGATTGTcaatcttagatacaatagtgggagcatacctagccaatgaatcaaactgaagactgtactcccgaacactcatgttaccctgccgaagggtcaagaTTCTATCAACCCTAGcccgtctaagctctggtggcagataatgacaaAGAAAGGCCTCTGTAAACTCCCACCATATCggtggaggggcatcctcacctctggacaattcctaagactcgtaccaattaactgcaacatctcggagtctataggaagctagatcaactgactcagtcgtagtggccttcattacccgtaacATCCTCTGCACTCTATTAATAAATACATGAGGGTCCTTATTCAGATCTGCCCCAGTGAATACCgaagggtctaaattaatgaagtcgtgaaccctcgcactgacggacctatctgcatgaccaatacctatttcCTGACGCCGAGCCTATGCGGGGTAATAATCGAGTTAATAGctgaatagcatctctcatctcctgacccggtgcATCCGGCGGAGGTGCTGAATATACAAGGGCAGGCGCTGGAGCTAGTGCcccttggagctcttctggaaagggcgAGTATATGAcgtctgagatggaacctcaccatgagactctccccaagccctggtaactcgtggtgcTCGACTACTAGTCTCACCAGCCATAGACTTTCCCTTCTAGGCGGTCGTACTCTTTGGAGGAATTGCTGAAAATATAGCATATTGTTAGGAACATAAATTCTGGTATCTCACGATCtaaaataaaaagagaggataacatcctatatgtcttgtagcctcctatttataagtgtggtgcatgacatacccataaacaagactctactagatacgatCTGTatacaaccctaggacagaactgctttgataccacttttgtcacgacccaaaccgatgtgacgcgacgggtgcctgaatcctacctgtcaaacacccctaagcatgcgtctaagatatgaacctgaataacattttctaaattacaaaaataacctaCATGAAAGAAATCTTCCAAAAAGGCGTATGTACATATACATGCAAAATACAGTGGGCAAGCTGGTAAGGTTGCtgtagacaactatacatccaaaactgaaagccgacaaggccacatacaacccaactagacatactgtctacaaacctctaatagaaatataactgtataaagacgggactgagccatatcatatcgtaccaaaatcaaaagcagctatagatcaagtggagcacgccaactctcgctgatcaaggatcctaagaagggggaccgtcagcttgcctacctgcacctgcgggcatgaaacgcagacCCCGTAAAATggggcgtcagtacaaaaaatgtactgagtatgtaaggcttgaaaatttgtacgtaaaagacatagatgaaacatggaataaaaaaacacatctttaaatctgaataactttgtaaattctgaaacatttataatgtcatacacatgcgtataaatgtcgtgccatgcataggtatgggtgtacataatatcgtCAAGccattgagggcatcccattatatcgtctcggccactgtgggcaacatcatcaatatataccagctgattaggtggtgtgCGCATATAatgctgtaaccttttcccatattccatatacatatatttacatatatatacgtatataatgccatttggtaATGGGTCACTGCAGATGTATAAATGGGTAAAATGCatgagaaatacataaaaatctcaatattcctaccggataaacttttttaactgcgtattattctgagacccatgaacaaaagataataataattctcatggggaataaagaatatagacacccctagtatctctatgaatagagtaatttatggaaactgtacGTTTGCttatttcttcagtataatttggactatgccaaaagaaagaagggatgaccttaacatacatgGAGTATGGAAAACTCTGTATATTTTTCCGTTGGAGAACCTTCGTTAATGGAACTTAGAACTCAAAAAAATTGGATTTCTGCTTTCTGAATCCTTGAACGAAATTGTTCTTGCTTCTTTGAAATTTTCAAACGAAATTTGGCTATGGATTTCTTGAAATGTTGGACGAAATGGTTTCTGCTTCTAACATTTTTTCATTTAAATCAAAGACAGAATGTTGTTTGCTCTTTTACAAGGAATTGATTACCCAGTTTCATGGATAATGCTTACAAGTCTTATTTTGATAAGACTTAAATTTAAGTCATGTTTTGGTTATATTCCATAAGTAGCCATCTAGCAAAAGCGATCAAGAGTCATTTTTTAGCTATTGTAGCTTTATGCCGGAGGGGGGGAGGGGGtataatttataatttttattcacttattagttaactgggtaatgtcctgttaccgagtaattaatcaattacccgtataatttaaaaattatctcaaattactttaattctacttatttttaatatactttatacatcgtactgccgtggtcatatggtaccttgcatggtactagtttataattatcgagtattatcgcttgacccgtattttatcccaaattggccactttcaacgaaacttgttcTCTTTAATTCGCGTAACCCTTTATCCtccataacacttatttatcgcttttTATAactagcgtaaatacgttaacgtcaagatgatttgatccccgagtctacgtcaattaactgaagacgaaactttcaACATATAAAAATGTGAGGTGTAACAACATTCTCCTTATATAGTCTTAATTAAGTCGTTGAACATCAGAAAACTATCACTTGTAGTCATTTGATTTATTTACTTTTCACCCGTAGACATTTGATTTGAAAAGGAAAAGCAAAGGTAAAATAATAACAACAGACTTAGTGTAATTTTACGATTAAGATTTTAACGAGGGTAGTGTGTACTTAGCCTTACCTCCTACTTTCTGAAGGTATAAGAGTTGTTTCCAATAAACCATCGGCTCAGGAAAAGCAAAGTCACATCGTAGTCAaaaagaaatacaataacaaataaacaaaaaaaaagaaaacagaagCACGAAAcagtatcaacaacaacaacataataAGAAAATGCAagcaacaaaacaacatgtaATAATACAAATCTAAGTATAAGGAAGCACGAGAGTGTTATACATACTACAGGGAAGACaatgatgtcacgacccaaaaactgttacgccccgcagtattatgtcgatgttatgctccgcagtaatatattacgatgatgttaacCCCAACAGTGTTACATTACGCAGATgtcacgcttcgcagtattaagttacgacgatgttgcaccctgaaatATTGTATGttaaatttgtcataaggtaattgacatcagtccaagtaaaaaaGTATTTGGAGATTAAAAGAATTATGCTATTCACAAGCGATTGGTAAATTCATGAAgatgaaagggggagcaagtcaaagaaaatgaattttgtccaagtttgacattttggggtaaaatacggcccgaactAAAATgtctggtatttatggactagtgtcatacgaggtaccacatgactataatagtaaggtgtataaggtatgtgaaaagtgagtaatattttaagtaagtgagaataattctcaattttgcggataattgattaattatcggataacgagacattacctaattaattggggatatatttggataagattaaacTCCACCCTACCCCATGTGGCAGGAGATGAGGGAGCACTTAAGTGACTTGTCTTTAGTCAAGCCAGCTAGTGGGCACATGGACAACAAATCTTAAGGAATTTTACGCGTGAGAAGCGATTATCTTAGCCATCTTTATCTTGTCTTTCAAGACTATCCCATTCATTTTATAACAAAGTGTCAAGATTTAAATCTTATCCTAGATCTTATTCTTTAGTTGTAGTCAGTTATTCCATGTCAAATTTTGAATCTTAATTTCATAAACAGTGATTCCAAGAGCAGTATTCTAGATATTGAGGCAACTACTGTATGAGGTTCTTTACTAAACTATTCATCCATTATCTTATCTGACAAGGGCAAAATTAACTATTTTTGTTCCTTATAGCaacccttttccattttcaacACATAGAGCACCACCCCCACCATCGAGCTGCGGGCTTAATCCCACTAAATAATGAAGTATAGGTAGGTTTACTGTGGATTATGACCAACCAATATTATGCAGCTTAGCTTGCTTCTTAATACTAATCCTGCATTAATCAATGAGTGTTAAAGGAATTTTCAAGAGAATcgattcaggtatgttaaggctatcccttctttcttttggcatgatccatacgatacgaacgaaacgtgcaaatgcacaaattccataaatgactctattcatagaagtattagagatatctatgttcttgaattttcatgtgttataatatttcatcatctgttcatgggtctcagaaaaataggaAAGTTGAAACGAGCTTAccttatgatattactcaaagacaaaatggtcttatgacatttcgaaagat
Proteins encoded:
- the LOC138869325 gene encoding uncharacterized protein, with the translated sequence MSVREYSLQFDSLARYAPTIVSKIDNQVHQFVMGLEPHLLNNGMSVSLQPDMDISRIHVYSQGVKERKQKQRADREHDRAQNKRARSSGPYGSGQNFRASDSHYRGESNQTRPPLPRCAQYGKQHIVQCCMGLDVCYTCGYPVTVMRDCPMRGDASIPQPSGFVAGSLSLVCPPGQGPQAAMSHGRGRGGTSNSSNPQNRIYVLARRQDQESLPDVVTGILSVSSYDVYVLIDQGSTLSYVTLLVASKFGIKPESVKPFEVSTHVGDIVIANRVYRGCIVAVHSRSTVADLIELDIVEFDVIMGIDSLASCHANADYRSKIVRFQFPRGPILEWKGNTASPRGRFISYLKARNMINKGCIYHLVWVQDMKVESPTIQFIPMVNEFPDVFPDELPGLPPEQEIEFAINLLPDTHIISIPPY